A region from the Spirochaeta thermophila DSM 6192 genome encodes:
- a CDS encoding sensor histidine kinase, with translation MRIPGFFFSRRTLVSLILTYLLMVVLMFLLAHRAITRIPFSTGPAGTFLLLSGLAFFLAVLVVLGAYVVKTLQEVRARKPGIFLKLRLILLFSFLTLVASVPQGLLAINVIREVIGGWFQMGVTEALQSGVNFAVSYYTERVELLGRVNNHPLYLHSLQQDAPEETWRLLRSLYQEISSFEIIQDGRRVFWAGDPSFLLPSPEEEETLTSPVTRESIEGLTVLRVRRVFERGSTLSLAVISLSMPPWYVDQSNRLTELRDRFLLLDRYQGPFLLSLILFYGFFALPLVFLALLLGFLLSDDFLKPLIQLEHDMRRIAAGELSFRPTFTPRSEIAFLIRAFATMLTELERNREKLLQAEKIATWQDIAQQLAHEIKNPLTPIRLAAERIRRKAEGVEDEALQRVLDQSTQIILHEVNRLTRLLEEFRDFSRLREPTLTPCNLRSLLSHILSSYDAPQTPYRFHLDTPEDIVIQADEEHLKQALSNLIQNAIDAGAGKEQTITVRLLRTSRDGRSYATIEIRDEGHGIPEDQQRLVFLPYYTTKRQGTGLGLAIVQRIVLDHNGKIWFTSEVGKGSTFYIELPVEP, from the coding sequence GTGAGGATACCCGGATTCTTCTTCTCCCGTCGCACCCTCGTGAGTCTCATCCTCACCTACCTGCTCATGGTCGTCCTCATGTTCCTCCTCGCCCACAGGGCCATCACCCGCATCCCCTTCTCCACGGGGCCCGCCGGAACCTTCCTCCTCCTCTCGGGATTGGCCTTCTTCCTCGCCGTGCTGGTGGTCCTCGGCGCCTATGTGGTGAAGACCCTCCAGGAAGTCCGCGCCAGGAAGCCAGGGATCTTCCTCAAGCTCAGGCTCATCCTCCTCTTTTCGTTCCTCACGCTCGTTGCGAGCGTACCTCAGGGACTCCTCGCCATCAACGTGATCAGGGAGGTGATCGGGGGATGGTTCCAGATGGGGGTCACCGAGGCCCTCCAGTCGGGGGTGAACTTCGCGGTCTCGTACTACACGGAACGGGTGGAACTCCTCGGCAGGGTGAACAACCATCCCCTCTATCTCCACTCCCTCCAGCAGGACGCACCGGAGGAGACATGGCGTCTCCTCCGGTCCCTGTACCAGGAGATCTCCTCCTTCGAAATCATCCAGGACGGGAGAAGGGTCTTCTGGGCAGGAGACCCCTCCTTCCTCCTTCCCAGTCCGGAAGAGGAGGAGACCCTCACCAGCCCTGTGACGAGGGAGTCGATCGAAGGTCTCACCGTCCTCCGCGTACGTCGGGTCTTCGAGAGGGGCTCCACCCTCTCCCTCGCCGTCATCAGCCTCTCGATGCCTCCCTGGTACGTGGATCAATCGAACCGCCTCACCGAGCTTCGTGACCGCTTCCTCCTCCTCGATCGCTACCAGGGGCCCTTCCTCCTCTCCCTCATCCTCTTCTACGGATTCTTCGCCCTCCCCCTCGTCTTTCTCGCCCTCCTCCTCGGGTTCCTCCTCAGCGACGACTTCCTCAAGCCGCTCATCCAGCTGGAACACGACATGCGTAGGATCGCAGCGGGCGAACTCTCCTTCCGCCCCACGTTCACCCCCAGGAGCGAGATCGCCTTCCTCATACGGGCGTTCGCCACCATGCTCACCGAACTCGAACGGAACAGGGAGAAACTCCTCCAAGCCGAGAAGATCGCCACCTGGCAGGACATCGCTCAGCAACTCGCACACGAGATCAAGAACCCCCTCACCCCCATACGCCTCGCCGCCGAACGTATCAGACGCAAGGCCGAGGGGGTGGAGGACGAGGCCCTCCAGCGTGTCCTCGATCAGAGCACCCAGATCATCCTCCACGAGGTGAACCGTCTCACGAGACTTCTCGAGGAGTTCCGGGACTTCTCCCGTCTCCGCGAGCCGACCCTGACACCTTGCAACCTGCGGTCACTCCTCTCCCATATCCTCTCCTCCTACGATGCGCCGCAGACCCCCTATCGGTTTCATCTCGACACGCCCGAGGACATCGTCATCCAGGCCGACGAGGAGCACCTCAAGCAGGCGCTCAGCAACCTCATCCAGAACGCCATCGATGCCGGAGCAGGGAAGGAGCAGACCATCACCGTCCGCCTCCTCCGTACCTCACGCGACGGGAGATCCTACGCCACCATCGAGATCCGAGACGAGGGCCACGGGATACCCGAGGATCAACAGAGGCTCGTCTTCCTCCCCTACTACACCACCAAGAGACAGGGCACGGGGCTGGGTCTCGCCATCGTGCAGCGCATCGTACTGGATCATAACGGGAAAATCTGGTTCACTTCAGAGGTGGGGAAAGGGAGCACCTTCTATATCGAGCTTCCGGTAGAGCCATGA
- a CDS encoding sigma-54-dependent transcriptional regulator, whose amino-acid sequence MNDAHILVIDDEENIRLALEDILTDEGYTVFTAEDGIEGLRLMDRYPVDVVLLDLWLPHRGGMEILEEIRAKDPSVEIVIISGHGTIETAVRAVKQGAFDFLEKPLSLEKVLTVVRNALRMRELQNENTRLRQRLYQEDEMIGTSPAMQVIRERIAQSAASDSRILILGENGTGKELVAREIHRRSRRASGPFVEVNCAAIPDTLLESELFGHEKGAFTGALSSRRGKFELAHNGTLFLDEVADMSLSAQAKVLRVLQELQFTRIGGERVITVDVRLIAATNKDLEGEVKAGRFREDLYYRLNVIPIYVPPLRERVEDIPSLIDYFLKKFTPPGETPKRISREGLTMLKEYPWPGNIRELKNFVERLCILSDEAEISPETIKEFLGEALHARTHSTVLDEYSHLPLGEARDAFEKRLIEKKLEEHDYNISRTAASLGIYPSNLHSKIKKFGIKIPK is encoded by the coding sequence ATGAACGACGCACACATCCTCGTCATCGATGACGAAGAGAACATCCGCCTCGCCCTGGAGGACATCCTCACGGACGAAGGGTATACCGTCTTCACCGCCGAAGACGGCATCGAAGGTCTCCGGCTCATGGACCGCTATCCCGTGGACGTGGTGCTCCTCGATCTCTGGCTCCCCCACCGCGGGGGCATGGAAATCCTGGAAGAGATCAGGGCAAAAGATCCATCCGTCGAGATCGTCATCATCTCGGGCCACGGGACCATCGAGACCGCCGTGAGGGCGGTGAAGCAAGGGGCCTTCGACTTTCTCGAGAAACCTCTGAGTCTGGAGAAGGTCCTCACCGTGGTGCGCAACGCCCTCAGGATGAGGGAGCTCCAGAACGAAAACACGCGGCTCAGGCAGAGACTCTACCAAGAAGACGAGATGATCGGGACCTCGCCCGCCATGCAGGTAATCAGGGAACGGATCGCCCAGAGCGCGGCCTCGGATTCGAGGATCCTCATCCTGGGTGAGAACGGCACGGGCAAGGAGCTGGTGGCCCGAGAGATCCATCGGCGGAGCAGGAGGGCTTCGGGCCCCTTCGTGGAGGTGAACTGTGCCGCCATCCCCGACACCCTCCTCGAGAGCGAACTCTTCGGCCACGAGAAAGGGGCCTTCACCGGCGCCCTCTCCTCAAGACGCGGCAAGTTCGAACTCGCGCACAACGGGACCCTCTTCCTGGACGAGGTGGCGGACATGTCCCTGAGCGCCCAGGCGAAGGTCCTCCGCGTCCTGCAGGAACTCCAGTTCACCCGCATCGGAGGCGAACGGGTCATCACGGTCGACGTGCGTCTCATCGCCGCCACGAACAAGGACCTCGAGGGAGAGGTCAAGGCCGGGCGATTCAGGGAGGATCTCTACTACCGGCTCAACGTCATTCCCATCTACGTGCCTCCGTTGAGAGAGCGGGTGGAAGACATCCCTTCCCTGATCGACTACTTCCTCAAGAAGTTCACACCCCCGGGAGAGACACCCAAGCGGATATCCCGGGAAGGTCTCACCATGCTCAAAGAATACCCCTGGCCCGGGAACATCAGGGAGCTCAAGAACTTCGTGGAACGGCTCTGCATCCTCTCGGACGAGGCGGAGATCTCACCCGAGACGATAAAGGAGTTCCTCGGAGAAGCGCTCCATGCCCGTACCCACAGCACCGTCCTCGACGAGTACTCCCACCTGCCGCTGGGTGAAGCCAGGGATGCATTCGAGAAGCGGCTCATAGAGAAGAAACTCGAGGAACACGACTACAACATCTCCAGGACCGCTGCGAGCCTGGGGATCTATCCGAGCAACCTTCATTCCAAGATCAAGAAATTCGGGATAAAGATACCGAAATGA
- the lexA gene encoding transcriptional repressor LexA, translating to MKEQLTTRQKEVLSFIQRFRELHGYVPSYREIARHFSVNVRAIYDILNALKEKGYVRHSPHKSRALEIVEEDPPPVVYLPLVGEVAAGRPLLAEEHIEGEVVVPESFLPRGGGRFFVLRVKGESMEGAGILKGDLAIIREQDWAVDGDIVVALLEENATLKRFFKEKHRIRLESSHPSYPPIYTTQVKILGKLVGIVRTYE from the coding sequence ATGAAGGAACAGCTGACGACTCGACAGAAGGAGGTCCTCTCCTTCATCCAGCGGTTCAGGGAACTGCACGGCTACGTCCCCTCGTATCGGGAGATCGCACGACACTTCTCCGTGAACGTGCGTGCCATCTACGACATCCTCAATGCCCTCAAGGAAAAAGGCTACGTCCGTCACAGCCCCCACAAATCGAGGGCCCTCGAGATCGTGGAGGAAGACCCCCCTCCCGTGGTGTATCTCCCTCTCGTGGGGGAGGTTGCCGCGGGGAGGCCCCTTCTCGCCGAGGAGCACATAGAGGGAGAAGTGGTGGTTCCGGAATCCTTCCTTCCACGCGGAGGAGGGCGCTTCTTCGTGCTCAGGGTGAAGGGAGAGAGTATGGAGGGGGCAGGCATCCTCAAGGGAGATCTCGCCATCATAAGGGAACAGGACTGGGCCGTGGACGGTGACATCGTGGTGGCCCTGCTGGAGGAGAACGCCACCCTCAAGAGGTTCTTCAAGGAGAAGCACAGGATACGCCTCGAATCCTCCCACCCCTCTTACCCCCCCATCTATACCACCCAGGTGAAGATCCTCGGCAAGCTGGTCGGCATTGTGAGGACGTATGAGTAA
- the holA gene encoding DNA polymerase III subunit delta, whose amino-acid sequence MSKREHIFFLLGPETGLKEEYLHTLKQDLTKAYGAIEEEHLYAFEDSFSDALPRLQNASLFGEHTLLLIHNAERLSTQDQNLLALYAQTPSPSSTLVILSDEIRLPQRLEKLASHHTREVFWELREDQKARMIHQTLKRSGRSIASEAVDLFLQMVSPVSSALVEEASRLAFFFPEGHTITEKDIEQFLFHSREENVFTLFAHLARRDIEAALECTSALLSQSEAVHQIIGGLLWQFRRLLTVMRLLGERYGREEAFREAGIRGMGFKRTMETALRNYTLEETQRAIVELVSCDEQVRLHRRELHPLIFTLALHRIVRHPRAARPA is encoded by the coding sequence ATGAGTAAAAGGGAACACATCTTCTTCCTTCTGGGACCGGAGACGGGCCTGAAAGAGGAATACCTCCACACCTTGAAACAGGATCTCACGAAGGCATACGGGGCCATCGAAGAGGAACACCTCTACGCCTTCGAGGACTCCTTCAGCGATGCGCTCCCCCGTCTCCAGAACGCCTCCCTCTTTGGTGAGCACACCCTGCTCCTCATCCACAACGCCGAACGCCTCTCCACCCAGGATCAGAACCTCCTGGCCCTCTATGCACAGACCCCTTCCCCCTCTTCCACCCTCGTGATCCTCTCCGACGAGATACGTCTTCCGCAACGCCTCGAGAAACTCGCCTCACACCACACCAGAGAAGTCTTCTGGGAATTGAGGGAGGATCAGAAGGCTCGCATGATCCATCAGACACTCAAGCGATCGGGCCGCTCCATAGCGTCCGAGGCGGTCGACCTCTTCCTGCAGATGGTCTCCCCCGTCTCTTCGGCCCTTGTCGAAGAGGCCTCCCGCCTCGCCTTCTTCTTTCCCGAAGGCCACACCATCACCGAGAAGGACATAGAGCAGTTCCTCTTCCATTCCAGAGAGGAGAACGTCTTCACCCTCTTCGCACACCTCGCACGACGCGACATCGAAGCAGCCCTGGAGTGCACCTCGGCCCTCCTCTCCCAGTCCGAGGCCGTACATCAGATCATAGGCGGCCTCCTCTGGCAGTTCAGGAGACTCCTCACGGTCATGAGGCTCCTCGGGGAACGCTACGGGCGTGAGGAGGCCTTCCGGGAAGCAGGAATAAGAGGAATGGGCTTCAAGAGGACCATGGAGACCGCTCTCCGGAACTACACCCTCGAGGAGACCCAACGGGCGATCGTGGAGCTCGTCTCGTGCGATGAACAGGTGAGACTCCACCGCCGGGAGCTCCATCCTCTCATCTTCACTCTCGCGCTCCATCGGATCGTACGGCATCCCCGCGCTGCTCGACCAGCCTGA